A segment of the Triticum urartu cultivar G1812 chromosome 1, Tu2.1, whole genome shotgun sequence genome:
GATCTTTTCTTCCTTCCAATGTGAACTCCCGGATCTTGCAAGCGACGCCGGCATTCACGGATATCAAACAGACAAAACACACTGGCCTCCGAATTCGCAGATATATAAAACCTCAAAAGAACATCACAACATGCTGGCACCGTGTACAGCCGTGCTACGTGGAATAGAATAAACCAAGGAATGTTCAAGCGTACACACCAGTGTTACAGGTACAGGCAGGCGACGGAGGTGCCAAAGTTCTGATGATAAGAAAAATGGGAGTGAAACCACTCGCAGTCAGTCGACATGCGCCAGGCGCTCACTTTGGCCATCCGGCTTTGAAAATGTCCAACCTACTCATTCAACCTGGTAACAAGAGGGTCAATACCGTCCAAAGCGACGCCTTTTGCCCACAGGCAGACACCCTGATGGAGGAGACGGACAAAGAGTCAAGGCCACCACTTTCCGCCCATGTGGCATCCTACTAGGTGCTCTCCTTCCTCCGTCTCCTCCAGAAGCATGCCAGGTGGGCAGCAATGTGCCAGCTTGGCGCATGCTTGGACAACAATGAACCTCCTTACGTACTTCAGTGGGCATTTTGAAGGTTGGCCAAAGTGAGCGCGTCTTGCAGGTTGGCTGAACACGAGGGAATTCTACTCGAGATAATGGAACAAAGAACAACCGACTCTTCTACAGCTTTATTGGAGGCCAGTTGGAGATTTCGTCTGGTTCGAAGGGATGCCGCTCACAGGTACCTGCCTGGACCAGGAAGAATAGCGTGTCAGTCAAATGCAAGTTCAACAATTGCATAGCTCACAGGTGGCTTGGTCGGTACCTGCACCATTGTAGACCCATTTGAATCGCATCACTGGAAGATGGGCGGCATCGCGTTCCAATGGGAGAATGCGTCTGCCCCGGAATCTTCAGGATGAGGCAAGAGAAATCCTTTTTCGTATTGCAGGATTGTTGGTTCATCTGATACAAACACAGGGCTCGCTGCTGCAAGTGAAATCAGTGCTGATTAAACTAGTGAAATCGGTGAACTAACCAAGGTACTATCAGTAGATGGAGAAAATGGAGTAATCACTAACCAGATGAAAAATCGGAGCACGGTAACTCATCAGGCGATGCTTGGCAAAGAGGCGAGGCGGGCGAACAGCTGTTGGCAAGAGCGTACAGGTTGGGGTCTCGCTCCAAGAAATGGAGCTCTGATGTTTCCACCATAGCATCGCAGGGTGAGCCAGTAGAGGCACTCGAACTCCCCACGGACAGCTGCTGGTTCTCTGCAGAGCTTACTGCATGAGCTTCTGGAAGCGGCTCTTCCAACTGACCGCTGTTCCCTGGTATCATGCACATGTGCTCAAACTTAGCTGATGCCATTGCCGCTGATGAGCGCATGCAGGGATCAGCAAAGTTTGCACCCTGCGCAGCGCAGGTCCTTGAGTATGCGGACCAGTTGTTTGGATCAGATCCAGCAAATTGGAATGAAGGGAGCTCCATCTTCCAGGGACCAGTCATGGGCCTAGAAGTAGAGAAGTTGCCATTTGAAAAGGCATGGCTGCCATCGAAGGTACCTGCACAAGGTGATGCACTCTTATAGCTGAAGTTGGTCACACGGTCACACAAAAATCATGATACAAGCTTCTCAGACTTTGAAGGATTCATCAACTGAGGAAAACGTACCATTGATGGCCGCGTTCAACCAAGGAAATGAAATCTCAGATTCTTTCAGAACTTCTGCTTGGTTAACTTGATCCATGAAGCCATGGTTTGTTGACTCAAAGTACAGACCAGGTAAATTGCTGAAAGAAACATCTGGAAGCTGGGGTGCATAAGATAAAGCTTCTTGGTCATCAATGAAATCGCCCCACGTTGAACTGGGATCATATAAACCATTTCCATGGAGGAGATCATTGGCCAGCTTCTCGCTAAAACTGAAGTCAGCGGACTCATGCTGATCTTCATTTGAAGCCTGTAGGCATATTTCAGCAGGATATATAGGCGTAGAGGTGCGCTGGCATTTCTTTATTCGAGTGTTCCAGTAGTTTTTTATTTCATTATCAGTGCGCCCTGGCAACTGAACATGTTCTGAAGGTTAGTGGCAATTAAAGAGAAGAAATGTGTGCATAAGAGATAAGTTACTTTAAAGACAAATTACCAAAACAGGTATGTACATGCAACCAAGACAAATACCTATTCAAAAAATTTCGGTAAAACTTTGATCAATCTCTAGCTCTGGATTTCCATGGAAATACACTATATAGCTGTATGATAGAATGATGCCAAAGTACAAGAATGCTACCAGGTGGACATGCTTTTTAACACAATTACTTTCGTGCATACTTTTGCCAGTCAAACAGAAAGGCTGCTTATTGTCTTACAGTCCTAGTTGTAGTTGAAACCACAATATGCTCACGTTATTCTATTGAAGATTATGTCGAAAAGATAGAACTGCCAATCATATGATGCAACAAATAAGTGAGATGGAAGGAAGTTCAGAGATACGTATAAGAATACGAATGGTCGGAGTCTGGAAATGCTGATACCAAAATGCAgaatgtatcaaatggagtacaTCAATTTAACAGACAAAGATCTAAAGAAAATGTATAGGATATATTATTTGTGCAATATAATACTGTTATGTTATATAATTATGTTTTGGTAACAGCATCGCTAATTGAAAAACAAACTAATAGCTTTGGCATAAGGCAGTACCACAAAACTCAAAAGGAACATAATTCAAGTCACAGAACTGACAAGTGGTCAACTGGTCatataaaataaatggaaaaaAGAGACGATAATACTAGGCAAAATTTTGGCGAATAAGCCTGATATGTTGATCATCAGATATCCAAGCAGACGGTAATACTGGATTAGTGGACGGGGTTGTGGGGTTAAAAAATCTAAGCAAGGGGTTAGTGGGAATGGGGAAATAAATTATTTCTGAAATTAACAAAATAACTTAATTTGAACCACAAGTTTGGTACTTTATTAGGTTGCACCAAGAAAATAATCAGGCTTCATATAATGGACAATACCTTCAGAATCATAATGAATGATAAGTTACGATGTCTGAAACTAATACCAATGTTCTGTTCTTAATATGAACTATGAAACTACTCCTTCCGTTCCTAATATTTAGGAGTGGAGGGAATAATATTTACTGTTCTTAATAAGAACTATTACAAACTCAAGAAAGAAATTTCCAACAGCATAAAACATATATTCGCAACATTAAATTCATGCATGAGAAGATCAAAGAAGCATATCACGCAAAATATCAGGATCTTAATAACTCTACTAAGGATACTCTGACATCCAAATCAGATGCAAGATTAAATAGCATATGCAATCTATTAAATTAAATATCAACTCTCATGAGAGAAGCATGAGAACAAAATTTGATGAATGCTGAACCTGAAAAACATGAG
Coding sequences within it:
- the LOC125522202 gene encoding transcription factor GAMYB-like isoform X1 — translated: MTRAKSESDRVMPGPDQVDLASHDDDSARESPRRRAGPQLKKGPWTPAEDAILEAYVKKHGVQNWNVVQKDTGLLRCGKSCRLRWANHLRPDLKKGTFTKEEENLIIKLHSKMGNKWARMAARLPGRTDNEIKNYWNTRIKKCQRTSTPIYPAEICLQASNEDQHESADFSFSEKLANDLLHGNGLYDPSSTWGDFIDDQEALSYAPQLPDVSFSNLPGLYFESTNHGFMDQVNQAEVLKESEISFPWLNAAINGTFDGSHAFSNGNFSTSRPMTGPWKMELPSFQFAGSDPNNWSAYSRTCAAQGANFADPCMRSSAAMASAKFEHMCMIPGNSGQLEEPLPEAHAVSSAENQQLSVGSSSASTGSPCDAMVETSELHFLERDPNLYALANSCSPASPLCQASPDELPCSDFSSAASPVFVSDEPTILQYEKGFLLPHPEDSGADAFSHWNAMPPIFQ
- the LOC125522202 gene encoding transcription factor GAMYB-like isoform X2 encodes the protein MTRAKSESDRVMPGPDQVDLASHDDDSARESPRRRAGPQLKKGPWTPAEDAILEAYVKKHGVQNWNVVQKDTGLLRCGKSCRLRWANHLRPDLKKGTFTKEEENLIIKLHSKMGNKWARMAARLPGRTDNEIKNYWNTRIKKCQRTSTPIYPAEICLQASNEDQHESADFSFSEKLANDLLHGNGLYDPSSTWGDFIDDQEALSYAPQLPDVSFSNLPGLYFESTNHGFMDQVNQAEVLKESEISFPWLNAAINGTFDGSHAFSNGNFSTSRPMTGPWKMELPSFQFAGSDPNNWSAYSRTCAAQGANFADPCMRSSAAMASAKFEHMCMIPGNSGQLEEPLPEAHAVSSAENQQLSVGSSSASTGSPCDAMVETSELHFLERDPNLYALANSCSPASPLCQASPDELPCSDFSSASPVFVSDEPTILQYEKGFLLPHPEDSGADAFSHWNAMPPIFQ